One window of Triticum dicoccoides isolate Atlit2015 ecotype Zavitan chromosome 5A, WEW_v2.0, whole genome shotgun sequence genomic DNA carries:
- the LOC119299491 gene encoding zinc finger CCCH domain-containing protein 54-like, with protein MVGYVGRSDPIHVQAAAMEPAELAKIIFSRVQEVEPDNVSKIVGCILLREPDEDELVHLAYATDAALRNTIYEAKGTLAAIYARFSASPVHHYHQPNGVGYQQVCSHPAGLRHFSPAVQYWPPDSPPPPEKEYSFVDAAAAAEPHYGLRGGRHGALGDGGGGGYYAAAGFPPASGRRSNGVSSRRPCHYFFKGICKNGQNCHYSHHQVYTDGFAVDHHVHGGATPGSLESLEIEITELLHSRRGQPVSIASLPTLYGEKYGKGLQADGYLTESQRHGKAGFSLTKLLSRLNKIRVIERPHGQHSVVLAEDAAKYSDCRSDRGGEIPASSHQIYLTFPSDSNFTEDDVANYFGQYGPVRDVRIPCQDQRMFGFVSFQNPETVTALLMRCNPHFICGSRVLAKAYREKTKCINERTNNKSTTHCYPPRWIETDPEFYPDQYDSPRLERRQLARDRQQLLELERRHLAGLRVVEPQCATYFDCSIGDVAPFNSHSQSQSQSAGSKEVGRTMDPLSTADQLDDIVSTSQSQAPPIQANNNYDDQESNQIELLPESPFASSAPTGNGI; from the exons ATGGTTGGTTACGTAGGGCGCTCCGATCCGATCCATGtccaggcggcggcgatggagcCCGCGGAGCTAGCCAAGATCATCTTCTCCCGGGTGCAGGAGGTGGAGCCGGACAACGTGAGCAAGATCGTCGGCTGCATCCTGCTGCGGGAGCCCGACGAGGATGAGCTGGTGCACCTCGCCTACGCCACCGACGCCGCGCTGCGCAACACCATCTACGAGGCCAAGGGCACGCTCGCCGCCATCTACGCCCGCTTCTCCGCCTCCCCGGTCCACCACTACCACCAGCCCAACGGCGTCGGCTACCAGCAGGTCTGCTCCCACCCCGCCGGCCTCCGCCATTTCTCCCCCGCCGTCCAGTACTGGCCGCCGGACTCCCCGCCCCCGCCGGAGAAGGAGTACTCGTTCGtcgacgccgccgccgcggccgagccCCACTACGGGCTGCGCGGCGGCCGGCACGGCGCgctcggcgacggcggcggaggcgggtaCTACGCCGCCGCGGGCTTTCCTCCGGCGAGCGGACGGCGGTCGAACGGGGTGTCCTCGAGACGGCCCTGCCACTACTTCTTCAAGGGCATCTGCAAGAACGGGCAGAACTGCCACTACTCGCACCACCAGGTGTACACGGACGGGTTCGCCGTCGACCACCACGTCCACGGGGGCGCCACGCCGGGGTCGCTGGAGAGCCTGGAGATAGAGATCACGGAGCTGCTCCACTCGCGGCGCGGGCAGCCGGTGTCCATCGCGTCGCTGCCCACGCTCTACGGCGAGAAGTACGGCAAGGGGCTCCAGGCCGACGGCTACCTGACCGAAAGCCAGCGGCACGGCAAGGCCGGCTTCAGCCTCACCAAGCTGCTCTCCCGCCTCAACAAGATCAGGGTCATCGAAAG GCCGCACGGGCAGCACTCGGTGGTTCTGGCCGAGGACGCCGCCAAGTACTCGGATTGCCGGAGCGACAGGGGAGGGGAGATCCCGGCGAGCTCGCATCAGATATACCTCACGTTTCCTTCCGACAGTAACTTCACCGAGGACGACGTTGCCAATTATTTCGG GCAGTACGGGCCGGTGCGTGACGTTCGGATCCCATGCCAAGACCAGCGAATGTTCGGGTTCGTGAGCTTCCAGAACCCGGAGACTGTGACGGCCCTTCTCATGCGGTGCAACCCGCATTTCATCTGCGGATCACGGGTCCTCGCcaaggcctacagagagaaaaccaaATGCATCAATGAGAG GACCAACAACAAGTCGACGACGCATTGCTACCCTCCACGCTGGATCGAGACCGATCCAGAGTTCTATCCAG ACCAGTATGATTCTCCAAGGCTGGAGAGGAGGCAACTGGCGCGCGACAGGCAGCAGCTGCTGGAGCTCGAGAGGAGGCACCTCGCCGGGCTCCGGGTGGTAGAGCCGCAGTGCGCCACCTACTTCGATTGCAGCATCGGGGACGTTGCGCCCTTCAACTCCCACTCACAGTCCCAGTCCCAATCCGCAG GTTCCAAGGAAGTGGGACGGACGATGGATCCCCTCTCCACGGCTGATCAACTTGATGACATCGTCTCAACCAGCCAGAGCCAGGCCCCTCCCATACAGGCCAACAACAACTACGATGACCAAGAGAG CAACCAGATCGAACTCCTGCCGGAGAGCCCATTTGCATCGTCGGCGCCCACTGGAAACGGCATATAA